In Rhodococcus rhodochrous, a single genomic region encodes these proteins:
- the asnB gene encoding asparagine synthase (glutamine-hydrolyzing), producing the protein MCGLLGFLTTDGTSDDAVAKVGSAMHCLRHRGPDEHGTWHDADLVFGFNRLSIIDIAHSHQPLRWGPPEQPDRYALTFNGEIYNYLELRKELTETFGASFATEGDSEAIVAAYHHWGVRAVQRLRGMFAFAIWDTHTRELFVARDPFGIKPLFLATGTGGTAFGSEKKSLLELADVIGIDTELDPRAIEHYTVLQYVPEPETLHRRIRRLESGCYARITPGAEPEITRYFHPTFPVRPFAAGREQDRYREIAEALEDSVAKHMRADVTVGSFLSGGIDSTAIAALAMRHNPKLITFTAGFEREGYSEVDVAAESAAAIGARHVVRVVSPSEFAAAIPEIIWYLDDPVADPALVPLWFIAREARKHVKVVLSGEGADELFGGYTIYREPLSLRPFEFLPPALRRAAGKLSERIPEGTRGKSLLHRGSMTLEERYYGNARSFNDAQLRSVLRDFRPEWTHQDVTAPIYAQSAGWDPVARMQHLDLFTWLRGDILVKADKMTMANSLELRVPFLDSEVFRVASQVPLDQKITKQTTKYALRQALEGIVPPHVLHRAKLGFPVPLRHWLAGTELFDWAHEVIAESQTDHLLDKAAVARMLDEHRTGPIDHSRRLWTVLCFMVWHGIFVEKRIVPQIQEPAYPVEI; encoded by the coding sequence GTGTGCGGATTGCTCGGGTTTCTGACCACTGACGGCACCAGCGACGACGCCGTCGCGAAGGTGGGCTCCGCGATGCACTGCCTGCGCCATCGCGGCCCCGACGAGCACGGCACCTGGCACGACGCCGACCTCGTCTTCGGATTCAACCGGTTGTCGATCATCGACATCGCGCACTCGCACCAGCCGCTGCGCTGGGGCCCGCCGGAGCAGCCCGACCGCTACGCGCTGACCTTCAACGGTGAGATCTACAACTATCTCGAACTGCGCAAGGAGCTCACCGAGACCTTCGGTGCCTCCTTCGCGACCGAGGGCGACAGCGAAGCGATCGTCGCGGCCTACCACCACTGGGGAGTGCGCGCGGTCCAGCGCCTGCGGGGCATGTTCGCCTTCGCGATCTGGGACACGCACACCCGCGAGCTGTTCGTCGCGCGCGACCCGTTCGGCATCAAGCCGCTGTTCCTCGCGACCGGCACCGGCGGTACGGCTTTCGGCAGCGAGAAGAAGAGCCTGCTCGAGCTCGCCGACGTGATCGGCATCGACACCGAGCTCGATCCTCGTGCGATCGAGCACTACACGGTGCTGCAGTACGTTCCCGAGCCCGAGACGCTGCACCGGCGGATCCGCCGCCTCGAGTCGGGCTGCTACGCGCGCATCACCCCCGGCGCCGAGCCCGAGATCACCCGCTACTTCCACCCCACCTTCCCGGTCCGGCCGTTCGCGGCGGGACGCGAACAGGACCGCTACCGCGAGATCGCCGAGGCCCTCGAGGACTCGGTGGCCAAGCACATGCGCGCCGACGTGACCGTCGGGTCGTTCCTCTCGGGTGGCATCGACTCCACGGCCATCGCCGCGCTGGCGATGCGCCACAACCCGAAGCTCATCACCTTCACCGCGGGTTTCGAGCGGGAGGGCTACTCCGAGGTCGACGTCGCCGCGGAGTCGGCGGCCGCGATCGGTGCCCGGCACGTGGTGCGGGTGGTCTCCCCCAGCGAGTTCGCCGCGGCGATCCCGGAAATCATCTGGTACCTCGACGACCCGGTGGCCGACCCGGCGCTCGTGCCGCTGTGGTTCATCGCCCGGGAGGCCCGCAAGCACGTCAAGGTCGTGCTGTCCGGTGAGGGCGCCGACGAGCTGTTCGGCGGGTACACGATCTACCGCGAGCCGCTGTCGCTGCGTCCGTTCGAGTTCCTGCCGCCGGCGCTGCGCCGGGCCGCCGGGAAGCTGTCGGAGCGCATCCCCGAGGGCACCCGAGGCAAGAGCCTGCTGCACCGTGGCTCGATGACGCTCGAGGAGCGCTACTACGGCAACGCCCGCAGCTTCAACGACGCGCAGCTGCGCTCGGTGCTGCGCGACTTCCGTCCGGAATGGACGCACCAGGACGTCACCGCCCCGATCTACGCGCAGTCTGCCGGCTGGGATCCGGTGGCACGGATGCAGCATCTCGACCTGTTCACGTGGCTGCGCGGCGACATCCTCGTCAAGGCCGACAAGATGACGATGGCCAATTCGCTCGAGCTGCGCGTGCCGTTCCTGGACTCCGAGGTCTTCCGGGTGGCGTCGCAGGTTCCGCTGGACCAGAAGATCACGAAACAGACGACGAAGTATGCGCTGCGGCAGGCACTGGAGGGCATCGTCCCGCCGCACGTGCTGCACCGCGCGAAGCTGGGCTTCCCGGTGCCGCTGCGGCACTGGCTGGCCGGCACGGAGCTGTTCGACTGGGCGCACGAGGTGATCGCCGAGTCGCAGACCGATCACCTGCTCGACAAGGCCGCGGTGGCGAGGATGCTCGACGAGCACCGGACCGGCCCGATCGATCACAGCCGTCGTCTGTGGACGGTGCTGTGCTTCATGGTCTGGCACGGCATCTTCGTGGAGAAGCGCATCGTGCCGCAGATCCAGGAGCCGGCCTACCCGGTCGAGATCTGA
- a CDS encoding carbohydrate kinase family protein, with translation MTIAVTGSIATDHLMRFPGRFAEQLLADQLAHISLSFLVDDLVVRRGGVGGNIAFAMGVLGGTPVLVGSVGADFTEYRTWLEDHGVDCSSVRISQTAHTARFVCTTDLDMAQIASFYPGAMSEAREISIADVVSKHGVDLVLVGANDPDAMIRHTEECRRLGVPFVADPSQQLARLDGQQTEQLIDGAEYLFTNEYEWGLLLQKTGLTEDEVQAKVGMRITTLGGDGAKIVDRDGNRVQVGVVPERAKVDPTGVGDAFRAGFLLGHRSGLNIERAAQLGSLVAVHVLETTGTQEWSFDRTDALKRLADAYGTGAADEIGAVLGA, from the coding sequence GTGACCATCGCCGTGACCGGCTCCATCGCCACCGACCACCTCATGCGCTTCCCGGGCCGGTTCGCCGAGCAGCTGCTCGCCGACCAGCTCGCGCACATCTCCCTGAGCTTCCTCGTCGACGACCTCGTCGTCCGGCGCGGTGGAGTGGGCGGCAACATCGCCTTCGCGATGGGTGTCCTGGGCGGAACGCCGGTGCTCGTCGGCTCCGTCGGTGCCGACTTCACCGAGTACCGCACCTGGCTCGAGGACCACGGGGTGGACTGCTCGTCGGTGCGGATCTCGCAGACCGCCCACACCGCCCGCTTCGTGTGCACCACCGACCTGGACATGGCGCAGATCGCGTCGTTCTACCCCGGTGCGATGTCCGAGGCCCGCGAGATCTCGATCGCCGACGTGGTGAGCAAGCACGGCGTCGACCTCGTGCTCGTCGGCGCCAACGACCCCGACGCGATGATCCGGCACACCGAGGAGTGCCGCCGGCTCGGCGTCCCGTTCGTCGCCGATCCGTCCCAGCAGCTCGCTCGCCTGGACGGGCAGCAGACCGAGCAGCTCATCGACGGTGCCGAGTACCTGTTCACCAACGAGTACGAGTGGGGCCTGCTGCTGCAGAAGACCGGTCTCACCGAGGACGAGGTGCAGGCGAAGGTCGGCATGCGCATCACCACCCTCGGCGGCGACGGCGCGAAGATCGTCGACCGCGACGGCAACCGGGTGCAGGTCGGTGTGGTGCCCGAACGCGCCAAGGTCGACCCCACCGGTGTGGGCGATGCCTTCCGCGCAGGCTTCCTGCTCGGCCACCGCTCCGGTCTGAACATCGAACGGGCCGCGCAGCTGGGCTCGCTGGTCGCGGTGCACGTCCTCGAGACCACCGGCACGCAGGAGTGGAGCTTCGACCGCACCGACGCCCTCAAGCGTCTCGCCGACGCCTACGGCACCGGCGCCGCCGACGAGATCGGCGCGGTTCTCGGCGCCTGA
- a CDS encoding HesB/IscA family protein yields MTVQQETDTHGVILTEAAAAKAKALLDQEGRNDLALRIAVQPGGCAGLRYQLFFDDRTLDGDLTKEFAGVTLAVDRMSAPYVEGASIDFVDTIEKQGFTIDNPNATGSCACGDSFN; encoded by the coding sequence ATGACTGTGCAGCAAGAGACCGATACTCACGGCGTCATCCTGACCGAGGCCGCCGCTGCGAAGGCGAAGGCACTGCTCGATCAGGAGGGCCGCAACGACCTCGCACTGCGTATCGCCGTGCAGCCCGGAGGCTGTGCCGGTCTGCGGTACCAGCTGTTCTTCGACGATCGCACGCTGGACGGAGACCTCACGAAGGAATTCGCCGGTGTGACGCTCGCCGTCGACCGGATGAGCGCGCCGTACGTCGAGGGTGCGTCGATCGACTTCGTCGACACCATCGAGAAGCAGGGCTTCACCATCGACAACCCGAATGCCACGGGATCGTGTGCCTGCGGCGACTCGTTCAACTGA
- a CDS encoding DUF3043 domain-containing protein yields the protein MKLLRRGGSDDSADHQVPATEDSPAATPDDSASAKATTGKGRPTPKRRDAENRRRGPVAPAPLTTKEARERRKAARKSQSKEERKAAAAQRRADASERRNRMLAGEEKYLLPRDRGPVRAYVRDIVDSRRNLVGLFMPLALVLIMSMFLGPVVQQYVTLAMFVMMFLMIIEGIYLGRMVNKKARERFPDSTDGGFGLGWYAFVRASQIKKLRAPLPRVGPGDAV from the coding sequence GTGAAGTTGCTACGCCGCGGTGGTTCCGACGACTCCGCCGATCACCAGGTTCCTGCGACCGAGGACTCCCCGGCCGCGACTCCCGACGATTCCGCGTCCGCGAAAGCGACGACCGGTAAGGGGCGTCCGACGCCCAAACGGCGCGACGCCGAGAACCGTCGTCGCGGTCCCGTCGCCCCCGCTCCCCTGACTACGAAGGAAGCACGCGAGCGCCGCAAGGCCGCCCGCAAGTCGCAGAGCAAGGAGGAGCGCAAGGCGGCCGCCGCGCAGCGGCGCGCCGACGCGTCCGAGCGCCGCAACCGGATGCTCGCGGGCGAGGAGAAGTACCTGCTCCCCCGCGATCGCGGCCCGGTGCGCGCCTACGTGCGCGATATCGTCGACAGCCGGCGCAATCTCGTCGGCCTGTTCATGCCGCTCGCCCTCGTTCTCATCATGTCGATGTTCCTCGGACCGGTGGTGCAGCAGTACGTCACGCTCGCGATGTTCGTGATGATGTTCCTGATGATCATCGAGGGCATCTACCTCGGACGTATGGTCAACAAGAAGGCGCGCGAGCGCTTCCCGGATTCGACGGACGGTGGCTTCGGGCTCGGCTGGTACGCCTTCGTGCGCGCCTCCCAGATCAAGAAGCTGCGTGCACCGCTCCCCCGGGTGGGCCCGGGCGACGCCGTCTGA